The Agelaius phoeniceus isolate bAgePho1 chromosome 4, bAgePho1.hap1, whole genome shotgun sequence genome includes a region encoding these proteins:
- the EGR4 gene encoding early growth response protein 4, giving the protein MAAAEGRSSPAPAIKGAAGRERRVSARAAPPPPPGPACAPRPGPAPAAPPQRPGPPPQHPPHPSASPAGSPAPAPGTPRTGPGSPSVARLIPEHPRDRGGRPERSQLIPGSPRASPGSPAASPASPLSSQRLSPGIPRLIPGSSRLSPSIPGSSQPGPPAPAASPGKMLNVMDFSCPDPLYSKYEESCEMKTGDLQGLGQPEQQLLAEADFLGGELLGVPGSGGAVDYSLLGSQPSPSLSYTGSFFIKAVPEHPQDQESLFNLMSGILGISPFASSEGHQRHLDALYPCPEVAPSQLDLYPSCQPEMSGSSPAPFPEPGYGAFPAAEGAQPLPGNTSQCFFQPKLLDSKQDVKLSSASPPLDKFKGACAQWEPLSQQHQAYLPAAFPSPEGFPAPESSQGLFPALGSKMESVLSVSCQPELGSLAEDAACFGAHLGFGCEPENFPARGDFADSKIHALPTPLMPDFDASLAQPEVLPGLLGSAELLHPHPSPSVPPPEFLGPAPPLPSLLPPGPAALAEPKKKARRSKCSSKCFCPKPHEKAFACPVENCVRSFARSDELNRHLRIHTGHKPFQCRICLRNFSRSDHLTTHIRTHTGEKPFSCDTCGRRFARSDEKKRHSKVHLKQKARSEEKLKGLGFFSVGLSFGPL; this is encoded by the exons ATGGCTGCGGCGGAAGGTCGGAGCAGCCCCGCTCCCGCTATAAAGGGGGCGGCGGGGAGGGAGCGCCGGGTGTCCGCTCGggctgcgccgccgccgccgccgggcccTGCCTGCGCCCCCCGCCCGGGCCCTGCCCCCGCAGCGCCCCCGCAGCGCCCGGGCCCCCCGCCCCAGCACCCCCCGCACCCCTCAGCATCACCTGCAGGGTCCCCGGCACCTGCCCCGGGCACCCCTCGCACCGGCCCGGGCTCGCCGAGCGTGGCCCGGCTCATCCCCGAGCATCCCCGGGATCGGGGCGGGCGCCCCGAGCGCTCCCAGCTCATCCCGGGCTCGCCCCGAGCATCCCCGGGCTCGCCTGCAGCGTCTCCCGCCTCGCCCCTGAGCAGCCAGCGGCTCTCCCCGGGCATTCCCCGGCTCATCCCGGGCTCCTCCCGGCTCTCCCCGAGCATCCCCGGCTCGtcccagcccggcccccccgcTCCGGCCGCGTCTCCAGGGAAGATGCTCAACGTTATGGATTTCTCCTGCCCGGATCCGCTTTACTCCAAGTACGAGGAGAGCTGCGAGATGAAAACCGGAGACCTGCAGGGCTTGGGGCAGCCCGAGCAGCAACTTCTGGCAGAGGCCGATTTCCTTGGAG GTGAGCTGCTGGGTGTCcccggcagcggcggggccgTGGATtactccctgctgggcagccagccctccccttccctcagctACACCGGCAGCTTCTTCATCAAGGCGGTACCGGAGCACCCGCAGGACCAGGAATCCCTCTTCAACCTGATGTCGGGCATCCTGGGCATCTCCCCCTTCGCCTCCTCCGAGGGCCACCAGAGGCACCTGGACGCTCTTTACCCCTGTCCCGAGGTGGCTCCGAGCCAGCTGGACCTGTACCCGTCGTGCCAGCCCGAGATGAGCGGGTCCAGCCCGGCCCCGTTCCCGGAGCCGGGCTACGGCGCCTTCCCCGCGGCCGAGGGCGCTCAGCCCCTGCCGGGAAACACCTCCCAGTGCTTCTTCCAGCCCAAGCTCCTGGACAGCAAGCAGGACGTCAAGCTGTCCTCTGCCTCCCCGCCCCTGGACAAGTTCAAAGGCGCCTGTGCCCAGTGGGAGCCgctctcccagcagcaccaggcctACCTGCCCGCCGCCTTCCCCTCTCCCGAGGGCTTCCCGGCCCCCgagagcagccaggggctgtTCCCCGCGCTGGGCTCCAAGATGGAGAGCGTCTTGTCCGTCAGCTGCCAGCCGGAGCTCGGCAGCCTGGCAGAGgacgccgcctgcttcggagcccaTCTGGGCTTCGGCTGCGAGCCAGAGAACTTCCCGGCCCGCGGGGACTTCGCCGACAGCAAGATCCACGCCCTGCCCACGCCGCTAATGCCGGACTTCGACGCCTCCTTGGCCCAGCCCGAGGTGCTGCCGGGCCTGCTGGGCTCGGCcgagctgctccatcctcaccCGTCTCCCTCCGTGCCGCCCCCGGAGTTcctgggcccggccccgccgctgcccTCGCTGCTGCCCCCGGGCCCTGCCGCGCTGGCCGAGCCCAAGAAGAAGGCTCGGCGCAGCAAGTGCTCCTCCAAGTGCTTCTGCCCCAAGCCCCACGAGAAGGCGTTCGCCTGCCCGGTGGAGAACTGCGTCCGCAGCTTCGCCCGCTCCGACGAGCTCAACCGGCACCTGCGCATCCACACGGGCCACAAGCCCTTCCAGTGCCGCATCTGCCTGCGCAACTTCAGCCGCAGCGACCACCTCACCACGCACATCCGCACGCACACGGGCGAGAAGCCCTTCTCGTGCGACACCTGCGGCCGCCGCTTCGCCCGCTCGGACGAGAAGAAGCGGCACAGCAAGGTGCACCTCAAGCAGAAGGCGCGGAGCGAGGAGAAGCTCAAGGGCTTGGGTTTCTTCTCGGTGGGGCTCTCGTTCGGCCCGCTCTGA